TTAAGCCAAAACTATTTATAgctaaaaatcaataaaacaaAAGGTAATAATACAAACAAAAATCTAAAAAACCAAATCTATCCGTGTTTTGAAAAAAATCACATGAACATCATGCTCAGGGTATTCTACAAAATACAATCATGAACTTCCATTATGATTTTTCACATTTCAGGTAGCTTTTtctaaatatgaaataccttCTATTCAACTTTCTATTTCAGTTCAAAacgaaaacaaaatcaaataaactcAATATGACCCCagaaaataaatttctaaatacaaacataaaaaataaacattttttggaaggaaatatattttttatgtatataataaatTAGCACTCAGTCTGTCAACAAAATTATAGTTTTATGTAATTCAACACACATccaaaaaaatcctaaaaaaccacaattgataaataaatgtaaCCATATACCAATAGATTGCAATTAAAATAACAGTAATTTACGACCCCATAATTTTATATAGaaggagaaaaataaaaaaaaggcaaaaaagCTAAATTTGATTGTCAATTTCTTTTCATGAAAAAATTCAGATAAAGATAAATACCAAAAATGTTTATGATACCATaatccaatttttttaaaaaaaaaaaaaattatatatggaGAGCAAGATTTATCCAATACattatcaaataaataaattaatataagaGAAAGAAATTACTGAAATCAGAGTTGAAGAGTATTTACAACAAATTCTAGTACAACATTAATTTTTGAGAATTCAAtatgataaagaaaaaaattatatgtaaataaaAACTGAGACCTCTACCAAAACTCTAAAAACATGAAGTTTAAGAACCAATCAAAACCAAAACTTTtctaatcataataataattaaaaaaaaactaagacCTTTGCTTTTGATAGCAACCTCATGGTCCTTGAAAGTCTTTTTTTAATCATTGGCATAGCAAATGTACCCAAAATAGCCACATTTTACTTTTTTCCAAAACTCATGGTAAACCAAAAATTGTTTTGAAAATCCAAATGTTGCTAATAGTAGTAAAAACTTATACCAAACAGAATTtggtagaaataaaaaataaaatttaagagaaTTGCAAAAGTAAGAgggaagaataaaaataaataaataaataaaagtgaggcaaagtataatataaaaattttaaagtatCAATAGAAGAACACTTACAATTCACAAGATCATATTactatgaaaaaaaattacaccaagatattaaaaaaaaaatgttaaccctatataaaaaagataattttctCATAATAGTATTTATTTAACTCATTTTGTGCACTCTAATGAACTTCTTTATTCTTGAATTGATtctgaattttttattgaataagCTAAAAGtagtaattaaataagtttAGAGACAAAAATACTATACTGATCTCATTGGTTTCAAAAGAATcctaaaaaatattagtataaTACTAAATTACATTAATTAAGACATTATCATAAACTAACTAATGATAACAATGTAAAATGAGAAAATGACTAAATAAACTAATCTATATTTTAAGTTACTCCCTTTATCTAACTAACATAAAAGCTAAAGCATTGCAAAATCTTGCTTCAAAAATAACCAAATACAATCCATTTTCTCTTCTTGCGCTTAACAAAAAGGATccaatcttaaaaaaaaaaaaaatcaaactcaTTTAGCCTTAGATTCGTTTGTGATGGATAAGTATTTCAAGAAAACATAAATGTCATAAAAAAATCTAAGTAATATTGCAAACATATTCAGCTTTAATTCATTAATAATCTTTAATCATAAAAATCTTCATTAAGTGTTTCAGAGAACATctttaatgaaaaataaaagaaaagaacaaaGCTAAGTAAGGGAacacatgaaaaaaaaaatcaaacaaaaacaTAACATGGGATTTCACTTGTTTTCTTTATATGTTGTGATACTTGTTGTCAAGCTTGGTTAATTAAGCGTGCTTGCCATGGCCATGTATGAACCTTGCAGCTTCCTCTGTGTATACATGAGTTCATTGTCCAACCTGTTAATAGTGGCTATGCTTGTCAACAATAGATATTTGAGAGAGGAAAAAGTTACAAACTTATAATTTCATTTCACTTACGAATTGCGAACAACTTTGCCCAATGTTGAGGCTGATGAGAATGTTTTGCCATCCAGATATCTATTTTCCCCCTTAATCCTTTGTCTCATTCTCAAGTATATCTCTTCTGCATTCAGCTCTAATGGAAAATCTGAAGCCTGTTATATTCCAAGAGCAAAAGAATGATTAAGATATGATGAGGTCCATTTCCTATTGTGAGATAACATACAAAACAATTTCTTGAAAATTATGATAAAGTAATAAGCTTTACCATGACCCATCGCCAGATATCAGCATAGGATGGGACATCTGCAAAAGTGGTCAACTTTTTAATTTGGAAACTattaaatcaaaatagcatTACATAAAGAAGGGTAAAAGATTACTTACACTTAAAAACCTGTCTCAATGTATTGTAGATCAATGAAAAGACCTCATTGTGGCTGAATATTCTAGCAGGTCCTGCCCGGACAATATATAAATGTCACTTTAATTTTGCTTCCTCTAATAAATGTTTGATTCATGTTATGGACATTGGTCTTATAGTACCTATGTCACAAATATGCCACCCTCCTTCAGTCTTGGTTTGACAGTGAACTGATAGAAGGATTTTGTGTAAAGTTTATAACAAAGGCCTCCATAGTCCCCAACTATCACATCATACCTCTCTTCTCCAGCTTCTAGCTCAGCCCTTTAATTCACGATGACACATTCTGTTAGAATTTATTCATTCCTAGCTAATAGAAACTTGTTATATATGACCAAGGTCAATAGGCCATTATGTCGATGATCAATAATCCAGGAAGCACAAGAgtttattatttgattattattaGACCTGGCATCATTGATGATGACCTCAAGTCTTGGATCATAGAAAGTTTCCCATTAGCTACCAAGTATGATTTGCAAAAGTCCACCACCTCCTG
Above is a genomic segment from Arachis stenosperma cultivar V10309 chromosome 1, arast.V10309.gnm1.PFL2, whole genome shotgun sequence containing:
- the LOC130965535 gene encoding thermospermine synthase ACAULIS5-like; protein product: MGMNKWHIERRSSFEAEYPLARESSNVSETGSLSFVVLGASGDLTKKKTFPALFHLYRAELEAGEERYDVIVGDYGGLCYKLYTKSFYQFTVKPRLKEGGPARIFSHNEVFSLIYNTLRQVFKYVPSYADIWRWVMASDFPLELNAEEIYLRMRQRIKGENRYLDGKTFSSASTLGKVVRNSLDNELMYTQRKLQGSYMAMASTLN